Genomic DNA from Lagenorhynchus albirostris chromosome 20, mLagAlb1.1, whole genome shotgun sequence:
gttgagaatccgccccccaatgcaggagacacgggttcaagaccttgtccgggaagatcccacatgccgcggagcaactaagcccatgcaccacgactactgagcctgcgctctagagcccgcgagccacaactactgagcctgcgctctagagcccgcgagccacaactactgaagcccacgtgcctagagcccgtgctccacaacgagacaatccaccgcaatgagaagcccgcgcaccacaacgaagagtagcccccgttcgtcgcaactagagaaagcccgcgcgcagcaacaaagacccaacacagccaaaaataataaataaataataaaataaataaatttattttaaaaaaaaggtccacTGAATCATACAGATATGAGGTGACAGGACTAGTTCACACAAACTCATTCTTAGACTCACAGTTGGGAATGTAGCAGATGCTAGGAGCCACAAAGGTGCAAACATGGAGAGCTGGGGGTGAGCAGTTCATttctgcccctggcaaccagttcCACCTCCCCAAACTCCGTGCCACCACTAAAGGTTCTTTATTGGTCAGAGTAAGTTTCCAGACCCATGGCCAACAAATGCAGCTTAGTTTTGGGTAGTGGATGGTGAGGGCCCTTCCCTCGTCTCTCCTGGAGACTGGTTTGATGTCCACTTGAGACACAAAGATAGATACTAGATATGCTTCTCAAGTCCCTACAGCCTTCAACCTTCATCCAAAGTCATCTCTGTCTCTAGGAATCAGCATCGAGAGAACATTAAGGAAAGGTCTCCAGAGTTGCTGCAAAAGGCTACGTCCCAGGCACCCACCTACTGGAAGCAGGACAACCACCCACGTGGAGTCAGTGAGGGGACCAGCATGCGGGACACACCGCCCGAGGCCACAGCCAACACAGCTGGAGAGGGCAGAGGAGCGGAGGCTGGCAAGGCCAGTGCCGAAGAAGCCAGGCAGAGCACCCAGCACAGCCAGGATGGCAGCAACAGAGACACAGGCGAGCAAGGACGCCGTGGGGGACACACTGCCCCCGAGAGCTCAAGTCGAGGGGGTGGCCTCTGGCTGGACAGAGGCACCGTCGCTGAACAGTCAGGACCCGAGGACGACCTAAAGGGTCGGGACCAGAGCGCGAGGCCGACGGCCAAAAGGATGGTGCCCACGAAGCTGCAGGGCAACGCAGCCGCCACAGCAAGGACACCCCTTCCAGAAAATCAGGCTGGGGTGCAGACCCCTGCGGGAGCGGGGCCAATGGGAAAGGAGTCAGAGGAACCACCAGAGAGGCTGTCCCACCCAAGAAAAGAGCCCAGGCCACCCGCGTCCTCAGCCCCTCTCCAGAGCCCCACCACCCAGAGAGGCCAGAGATTGCGGGCCGCCAACTTCAAGTCTGAGCCGCACTGGGATTTTGAGGAAAATACAGCCTGGAGGTGAGCGGCCTCCAGACGGGGAGTTtttcctgccccccacctccccgaggccccaccttcccttccctcccaggcTCCCATCCTAAGCTCTGCCTCGGCCCACCCATGCTCTCCCCCAACACTGCTCTCATCCCATCCTTCCTTGTTATAATGGCCAGAAGCAGGGCAGGGAAGGCAGGTCCCAGGCTGTGAGCGAGAAGGCCCTGTCCTGGGCCCCTAGGAGCCCAGAGCGTCATCAATCTCAGTGAGAGAGCATGACCTGCACTGGAATCCCGTCCtgcagcagggggaggggcaggaaccaGCAGGGACTAAGGGACAAGAATACCCAGGCCAGCCCTGTCCTCCCTGCATAGATAACTCTACGGCCCTTAGAGAAACAGCCGGGGCCCACAGCGCTGGGAAGGGAGCCTTCAGAGCATGGATGTTCACACACATCACTGCAACCACGCACAGCCCTTGGACCCGCAGCATGTTCCCAGACTGGTCCACTCCTCTCACACATAGGAAGGTACATTTGCCTTGAGGGCTGAGGACCACTGGTTCCCTGGGAGCCCTCCTGACCACAGTGGGCTGGGACGATCGATGGCGAGGGGGGCGCCAGAAGGCCCTGGGAACAGGATGAAAGGGGTAGCAGAGACCGACGCCTTCCCAGCTTTGAGGCCTGCTttctgcccctgccccccccacccccgcccagccAGCCCTTGGCCATGGCCTTCCTGGGCCTCTCCCTGCCTGACCCGTCCTCCTGCATGTAGACCTGCCCTGACTCAGTGAAGATCAAAGCCTCCAAGTCACCCCGGCTCCAGAATCCCTTTCTGCCCAACGTCACCCTCTTCCTGGACTCCAGACACTTCGACCAGAGCGAGTGGGGTCGCCTGGGGCACTTCGCTCCACCCTTCGGCTTCATGGAGCTCAATTTCTGTGAGTCCTCGGCCCCGGGGGCCGGGGTGTGTGCTAGGCCCCAGCAGAGGGCCATGCTTTTTGTGTCTGGTCCGCCTCTTCCCTGGGGGCCACCGGCCCTGGGAGAAATGCCACTGGATCCCTGGCCCTTCCAGGGCTCTGAATGGAGTCGCCTCCTTGCAGTGGTGCAGAAGGTCGTGCCCTGCTTCCCCCCACCCGGCGCCCCAGCAGCAGCTGCTCCTGGCCAGCCTCCCTGCTGGGAGCTCCCGGTGCATCACCTGTGCCGTGGTGGGCAACGGGGGCATCCTGAACAACTCCCAAGTGGGCCCAGAGATAGACGGCCATGACTAATTGTTCCGGTGAgctcccctccccggccccctcccaccccctctcctgcAGAGCTGGGCTCTTCTGAGAGATCTGAGAGGGTGTTCCGTGCCTGTATCTGGAAGGCGGGGTTCCTGGGCTCTCCAGAGAGTTTCTGTAAATCAGCGCTGTCTCCcggtttctccttcctttccatgCATCCCCCTTCCGCACTCACGTGTTCTGTCTGATTTTGTCTTTCCATCTAGACTGAGTGGAGCTGTCATTAAGGGCTACAAACAGGATGTGGGTACTCGGACGTCCTTCTACGGCTTTACTGCCTTCTCCCTGGCCCAGTCACTCCTTATACTGGGCAATCGGGGTTTCCGGCATGTGCCTCTGGGAAAGGCGAGCAAAGAGGAATCGGCCTGGCcgcgcacaccgcaatgaagagtagcccccactcgccgcacctagagaaagcccgcctgcagcaatgaagacccaacacacccaaaaataaataaataaaaattttagaaatataaaaataaaagtcctgtacacctgaaactaacacagcgttgtaaatcaactgtacttaaatttttttaatgctaaaaataaataataaattgcaaatatatatataaaggtgttttttttgggggggcgggtggtcccagaacatttttcttaatgttcTAATAGAATCTCCATGAAAGGACTCATAACCATTTGGTTAAAGTTCCCCTCCCGCCCGTCCCGCCTTCTACTTCAGTGATGACGCCTCGGGTGTTCAGCTTGCTCTCTGGTGTGCAATCGTCCTAAACTGGCCGTCCTCTTCGGGCTGCTGAGAACTTAGCATTTCCTCAGCAAGCAGGCCAGGAGTCTAGGATCTGAGATGTGATAAGAAAACTGCTTCCACATTTGTGGACAAGGGCTGAACAAACGGCACAGCATGAGCCCCCTATGGAAACCGAGGGAGGAAGTGCCACTGTTGCTGGGGCCCCCAGATGTCAGCAGCAGCTTCACCCCAAAGACAGGGCCTAGGAACAATCCAGCTCCCTGGGGAGCTGTCCTCCAGGTCTGCCAAATTCTGAAGGCTTAAAAAAATGACCACATATTTGTTCATGATTTTATGGATCAACAACTGGGGCTGGGCTCAGCTCCCTTCTCCTGTGGTCTGGGGTCAGCCTCCAGAGGCTGCACTGGAGCTGGATGGTCCAAGATGGCCTCACACTTCTGTCTGGTTCATGCTGGTTCTCAGCTGGGAGCCTCCATCCTCCTCTGTGAGGCCTCTCATTCTCCAGGGGCCTAGCCTGAGCTCCTGGACGTGGCGGCAGACGGTTCCAAGAACACAGGAGCAGAAGCTACAAGGCCACTTGAGGCCGACTGTCAGAAGGCACACACTCTCACTTTGGCCACATTCTAGTGGCTGAAGAAAGTCCAAGGCCAGCCCAGAGTTAAGGGGTGGGGAAACAGCCTTGACCTCTTGTTGGGAGGAGTGTGTACACTCAAGGCAGTTGAGGGTGGGAGGACTTGTTGCAGCATATTCGCCAGCAACACACCTGGTGACACCAGGCTTTCATGTGTAGCACTCCTATCACACCATCGGATGCCTGGTAGCGTGGGCAGATACAGCATTTCACCAAAAAGAGCCCCATCTTTCTCGTGGTCCAGTGTCTGTCCCTGACATGTCACTTTTCAGTCTACACAGGACTAAAACAGCTAACATCTATACAGTGCTTCCTACATTTCCGGAACTGTTGAAGGCACATTTAATGAGAGTAGCAATTCTTATGAAGTTGGTACTGTGATcattcccatgttacagatgaggaacctgaggcataGTGACTTAAGGAACTTGTCCCAGCTCACAGTCAGTAAACAGTGGAGCTGAGATTGTGGGCTTTGCAATCCCCCCTCTTGAGCATCCCACTCTACTGCCTTTTGAGGGTCTGCCTTGGAGGTATCTAGAGGTATCTTCTGCCTTGgcattcctctctccttccttgtctAATCCGAGGGGGTCAAGTCCAGTGATTTGGAGGGGGATGGTGGCTGGAGCTCATatccctgcccctctctctccccgACTGCAGCAGCCAGGGAGGCCAGCAGACAAGGCGTGGCGTGAACATCTGAGCTCCAGGGTTCACTGGGGAAGGAGGCAGTGAGGACTTGATTTGTTTTGATGAGGTGGGCGACTGTCAACAGGGACCAGCAGCAAAGAGGAGACCTTGCCTGATCTTGTGCTCTGGGGAAAGTGCAGGTACGTGAGGTTCCCCACGAGGACTCAGCCAGAGCAGACAGGAGGGTGGGGCAGGTCTGTGCAGTTCTGGGTACCAACTGAAGGCCACTGGCTAACACTTCCCTCACCATATAcccctgtgtacacacacatacaatttcAATTATGTCCTCTTTTTTTGATCCCAGCTCTCAGTGCTCTCAGGTATAAAGTCAAGTCCAAATAGGTGGTCATGTGACTTGTCACATGAGCTGAGCCTGTGTCCAACTTCGATCTTGCCACTGAAACTGTCCACTGGGGACAACACCACTGTGTCACTCCCACCAGGTATCTGCCAGAACTCCAATGGGCTTTGATCATGTACAAGAAATCCTTGTAAATTTCTGCATCACTTATAAGAAATCCATGTTTATCCCTGCATCTCCCAATTGGCCCAGGTGGAGCATCCAGGGGGCAGAAGCTTCTCCACCTGAGCTTGTGCTCTGGCTGCCGGccggcagggagaggactgactGTCCTTCAGCTCCCATGGTGGGAAGGAGACCCTTCCCTCTGTTTACTTGACAACTGCAAAACAATCAGGTGTTTGGATTCTAGATAGCTGAGTATAAGGCAAATTTCCATTACAtatgaattttattgttttccactCAGTATTAGTCGAATCGATTTGTGTGGTTgttttcaagactttttttttttttggccatgccatgcaccttgggggatcttaattccctgaccagggattgaacccgggcccacggcagtgaaagcacagagttctaaccactgaaccgccagggaattcccaagactttattttcttagagcagttttaggctcaCAGCAACACTGGGAGGAAGGCACAGTGATTTTCCATAGATCTGCTGCCcctacacatgcacagcctccacCATTACCAGCATCCCCACAAGAGCAGTACATTTGTTGATGAAACAGATTCGTTTTTACATTAAGAAAATtggtttcaggacttccctggtggcactgcggttaagaatctgcctgccaatgcaggggacatgggtttgatccctggcccgggaagatcccacatgccacggagcaactaagcccgtgcgccacagctacggagcctgcgctctagagtccgcgagccacaactactgagcccacgtgccacaactactgaagcccgcacgcctagagcccatactcgcaacaagagaagccaccgcaatgagaagcctgcgcaccgcaacaaagagttgcccctgctcgccgcaactagagaaagcccgcacgcagaaacgaagacccaatacagccaaaaataaataaataattttttaaaaaaagaaaaagaaaattggtttCAGATTTGCGGATTCAAAACGTAATGGACACTTTTACCAATGACTGTATTTTCTACAGATGAGCAGATTTCAATTGTGAATTCGCAAAGGACCAGTTCCTGCATTTGGACCTGTGTACATGCCATAGTAATGCTCAACTAAATACAAGTATACTAAGGGGTGGCTAGtgttaaaagaaaaccaaagggaAGAAGAGGGGCTGCTCCCACCCCTGCTCCTGTGGGAACTGGCACTTTATCTCTTCAACTgagaaatataaacacaaaattgAAGTCCATCTACAACCCAA
This window encodes:
- the ST6GALNAC1 gene encoding LOW QUALITY PROTEIN: alpha-N-acetylgalactosaminide alpha-2,6-sialyltransferase 1 (The sequence of the model RefSeq protein was modified relative to this genomic sequence to represent the inferred CDS: inserted 1 base in 1 codon; deleted 4 bases in 3 codons; substituted 1 base at 1 genomic stop codon); the encoded protein is MESWGNQHRENIKERSPELLQKATSQAPTYWKQDNHPRGVSEGTSMRDTPPEATANTAGEGRGAEAGKASPKKPGRAPSTARMAATETQASKDAVGDTLPPRAQVEGVASGWTEAPSLNSQDPRTTKGRDQSARPTAKRMVPTKLQGNAAATARTPLPENQAGVQTPAGAGPMGKESEEPPERLSHPRKEPRPPASSAPLQSPTTQRGQRLRAANFKSEPHWDFEXKYSLEVSGLQTTCPDSVKIKASKSPRLQNPFLPNVTLFLDSRHFDQSEWGRLGHFAPPFGFMELNFLVQKVVPCFPHPAPQQQLLLASLPAGSSRCITCAVVGNGGILNNSQVGPEIDGHDXLFRLSGAVIKGYKQDVGTRTSFYGFTAFSLAQSLLILGNRGFRHVPLGKAKAPGSFLGSSAVGPIPVAAPRPAPIREEQGRAESR